From one Lycium barbarum isolate Lr01 chromosome 6, ASM1917538v2, whole genome shotgun sequence genomic stretch:
- the LOC132643509 gene encoding aquaporin TIP1-2-like, with the protein MPIPRIVIGNLKEATHPDTLRAAAAEFFSTLMFVFVAQGSVIATKLTSGGKATQAGLIWEAIAHAFALFVAITVGTNISAGHVNPAVTFGAFIGGHLSFCRTVLYWIAQLLGSTAACLLLKVAHNGLETSAFALSAVAKPWNAVVFEIVMTFSLVYTVYATTVNPKRDYLRIIAPVAIGFIVGANVLARGINGASMNPALSFGPSVVSWTWHSHWIYWLGPFVGSATAALVYEIIFSDNYTHEQLSADDYKGYYHPIV; encoded by the exons ATGCCAATTCCAAGAATTGTCATTGGAAATTTGAAAGAGGCTACCCATCCTGATACCCTCAGGGCTGCCGCAGCTGAATTCTTTTCCACGCTTATGTTTGTTTTTGTAGCTCAAGGCTCCGTCATAGCCA CCAAGTTAACGAGTGGTGGAAAGGCCACGCAAGCTGGGCTGATTTGGGAGGCAATAGCTCATGCATTTGCTCTTTTTGTGGCAATTACAGTGGGAACAAACATATCTGCAGGTCATGTAAATCCTGCTGTCACATTTGGCGCTTTTATTGGAGGTCATCTTAGCTTTTGTAGGACTGTTTTGTATTGGATTGCCCAATTGCTTGGATCTACTGCAGCTTGCTTGCTCCTCAAGGTGGCTCATAATGGCTTG GAAACATCAGCATTCGCTCTCTCAGCAGTAGCGAAACCATGGAACGCAGTTGTTTTCGAGATAGTAATGACTTTTAGTCTTGTTTACACTGTTTATGCAACTACAGTTAACCCCAAGAGAGATTACTTGAGAATCATTGCCCCTGTTGCAATTGGTTTCATTGTGGGTGCCAACGTCTTGGCTCGCGGTATCAATGGTGCATCAATGAACCCTGCTTTATCCTTCGGTCCATCGGTTGTTAGTTGGACATGGCATAGCCATTGGATCTACTGGCTCGGTCCATTCGTCGGTTCAGCCACTGCTGCTTTGGTATATGAAATTATCTTCAGTGATAACTACACTCATGAGCAACTTTCCGCTGATGATTATAAAGGATATTATCATCCAATTGTTTAG